The Oncorhynchus nerka isolate Pitt River linkage group LG12, Oner_Uvic_2.0, whole genome shotgun sequence genome includes a region encoding these proteins:
- the LOC135574401 gene encoding uncharacterized protein LOC135574401, producing MWLQNGDPNQQPISHQPKLNQRPISHQPKLNQQPISHQPKLNQQPISHQPKLNQQPISHQPKLNQQPISHQPKLNQQPISHQPKLNQQPISHQPKLNQQPISHQPKLNQQPISHQPKLNQRPISHQPKLNQQPISHQPKLNQRPISHQPKLNQQPISHQPKLNQRPISHQPKLNQQPISHQPKLNQQPISHQPKLNQQPISHQPKLNQQPISHQPKLNQQPISHQPKRNQQPISHQPKLNQQPISHQPKLNQQPISHQPKLNQQPISHQPKLNQRPISHQPKLDQQPISHQPKLNQQPISHQPKLDQQPISLQPKLNQQPISHQPKLNQQPISHQPKLNQQPISHQPKLNQQPISHQPKLNQQPISHQPKLNQQPISLQPKLNQGPISHQPKLNQRPISHQPKLNQQPISHQPKLNQQPISLQPKLNQGPISHSFRNLRLLETKLRQDTELMETRLSQDTELMETRLSQDTELLETRLSQDTELMETRLSQDTELLETRLSQDTELLETRRRSFLPYKREPNSCC from the exons ATGTGGCT TCAAAACGGAGACCCAAACCAACAACCTATCAGCCACCAGCCCAAGCTGAACCAACGACCTATCAGCCACCAGCCCAAGCTGAACCAACAACCTATCAGCCACCAGCCCAAGCTGAACCAACAACCTATCAGCCACCAGCCCAAGCTGAACCAACAACCTATCAGCCACCAGCCCAAGCTGAACCAACAACCTATCAGCCACCAGCCCAAGCTGAACCAACAACCTATCAGCCACCAGCCCAAGCTGAACCAACAACCTATCAGCCACCAGCCCAAGCTGAACCAACAACCTATCAGCCACCAGCCCAAGCTGAACCAACAACCTATCAGCCACCAGCCCAAGCTGAACCAACGACCTATCAGCCACCAGCCCAAGCTGAACCAACAACCTATCAGCCACCAGCCCAAGCTGAACCAACGACCTATCAGTCACCAGCCCAAGCTGAACCAACAACCTATCAGCCACCAGCCCAAGCTGAACCAACGACCTATCAGTCACCAGCCCAAGCTGAACCAACAACCTATCAGCCACCAGCCCAAGCTGAACCAACAACCTATCAGCCACCAGCCCAAGCTGAACCAACAACCTATCAGCCACCAGCCCAAGCTGAACCAACAACCTATCAGCCACCAGCCCAAGCTGAACCAACAACCTATCAGCCACCAGCCCAAGCGGAACCAACAACCTATCAGCCACCAGCCCAAGCTGAACCAACAACCTATCAGCCACCAGCCCAAGCTGAACCAACAACCTATCAGCCACCAGCCCAAGCTGAACCAACAACCTATCAGCCACCAGCCCAAGCTGAACCAACGACCTATCAGCCACCAGCCCAAGCTGGACCAACAACCTATCAGCCACCAGCCCAAGCTGAACCAACAACCTATCAGCCACCAGCCCAAGCTGGACCAACAACCTATCAGCCTCCAGCCCAAGCTGAACCAACAACCTATCAGCCACCAGCCCAAGCTGAACCAACAACCTATCAGCCACCAGCCCAAGCTGAACCAACAACCTATCAGCCACCAGCCCAAGCTGAACCAACAACCTATCAGCCACCAGCCCAAGCTGAACCAACAACCTATCAGCCACCAGCCCAAGCTGAACCAACAACCTATCAGCCTCCAGCCCAAGCTGAACCAAGGACCTATCAGCCACCAGCCCAAGCTGAACCAACGACCTATCAGCCACCAGCCCAAGCTGAACCAACAACCTATCAGTCACCAGCCCAAGCTGAACCAACAACCTATCAGCCTCCAGCCCAAGCTGAACCAAGGACCTATCAGCCACAGTTTTAGAaacctcaga CTGCTGGAGACCAAGTTGAGGCAGGACACTGAGCTAATGGAGACCAGGCTGAGCCAGGACACCGAGCTAATGGAGACCAGGCTGAGCCAGGACACAGAGCTGCTGGAGACCAGGCTGAGCCAGGACACCGAGCTGATGGAGACCAGGCTGAGCCAGGACACCGAGCTGCTGGAGACCAGGCTGAGCCAGGACACCGAGCTGCTGGAGACCAG GCGACGCTCTTTCCTCCCGTATAAGAGAGAGCCCAACAGCTGCTGCTGA